A window of Candidatus Poribacteria bacterium genomic DNA:
TGGCGGGCGCACTCCCAGCGGCAGTTCGACATCAGCAAGACGCTTGACGAGTACCTCAAAGGCATCCGCAAAGCGTACAGCGCCCAGGTCGGTCAGATCGAGGTGAGACGCGATCAGGCGCTGATCCCGGACCTCGCCGCGAACGAGGATTTCTACGCGGATCGCGAGCTGACCTTCTTCTCGTGGAAGGGGGCGCTGCAGGCGCACGGGGTCATCTGGCGGTGCTCGAAGTGCCGACGGATCGTGATGTCGCAGGTGATCGCCTCGCCCGGTGAGCCCGCGTTTCGGCAGACGGCGATGCGGGTTCTGCGGTCGCTGCGGGACCACTCCGACACGAGCCGCAATCTCTGGACGGCGTACGGGTTCGAGGTCGAGGTCCCACGACGTTACCGACTGGACAAGCTGCAGCTCCTGAACGGGTACATCCTGTTCTCATTCACGGACGGGTCGAGCCGAATCGCCGTCGAGCGGTACGGACTCGCGGATCAGGCGTTGCGCGGCGGATCGCTGGAGGCATGGTTCCGGCGCGCCTACGCGAAGTCGTTGCGAGGCACTCATTTCGTCTTGGAGCCGACGACGGGGCTCGAACCCGTCCAGATGACGATGGACGGTCGTTCCGCTCGCGTGCTAGATCGCGTGGATCGCTGGGATATCGGGGCGTCGCGCGGGTGGGATCAGCTGTTCCGGCGAAGCCGGACGATGGCGCGGATGTGGTACGACCCGGATCGGAACCGCATCTTCGTCGTTCGCGCGTCCGGCAAACCGGACCCGACGCCGCTGGTGGACGGGATCGTTTTCAGCATCCCGTCGCAGTCGGCTGCGAGAGTGTGACGTCGATGGCTGGCGGGTTGGACCGTGTGCTCTACGCGTTGCGGCTCAAGAAGCGCCCGCGACTCCAGAGGACGCGCGGCGAGGTCCTCCAGTCGGTTCCGATCCGCAACTCGCTCGTGGAGTGGATGAAGGAGGATGGCGGCGAGGTCTCGCTGATCATCCCGGCGGACCAGAAGCGTCACATGCGCTGGCTGATCCGCGCGATGAGCCTGCCGAACAAGCGCGTGGTCACATTGGACGATGTCGGGTCGTTCGTCTGGGAGCGCTGTGACGGCGAATCGACGTTCGAGCAGATCGCGCAGGAGCTGAGCGGGCGGTTCCAGTTGACGCGCCGCGAGGCGGAGGCGTCGCTCGCGGAGTTCTTCCGAGTGCTGGGTCGTCGCGGGATGCTCGGATTCGCCGTTCCTGAGTCGCGTTCCACTCAGTCAGGGGCTGACGCGAAGAACCGCCCTGGCGGCGGACGCAAGACATCGAAGGGCAACAGAAGGAAGTCCAAGGGAAGGGCTTGACTATGTCGGATGCGGCCGCCGTCGCACAGCCGGGAACCGTTCCCGCGGAGCCGCACGCTCCGATTGAGAATGCCGTCCGTGTTCGCAATGTCATCAAGCGCTACGAGATGGGCACCGTCGTCGTCGAGGCGTTGCGCGGTGTGAACATGGAGGTGCGTCGAGGGGAGTACATCTCCATCGTCGGGCCCTCAGGTTCCGGCAAGTCCACGCTCTTCAACATGATCGGCGGACTCGACAAGCCGACCGAAGGGCGCGTCTACATCGACGAAGTGGACATCGCCCAGTTGGACGCCTACGAGCTGGCTTGGCTCCGGTGCCGCAAGATCGGTTACATTTTCCAGACGTTCAACCTGATCCCGGTCATGACGGCGTTGGAGAACATCACGCTGCCGATGATCTTCGCCGGAGCCACGACCGATGACGCCGTCGAGAAGGGGCTTGAGATCCTCGCATCGGTCGGATTGGGCGAACGGTACCAGCACAAACCGCCCGAGCTCTCGGGCGGGCAGCAGCAGCGTGTCGCCATCGCGCGGGCTCTGGCGAACGACCCCTCGATCCTGCTGGCAGACGAGCCGACCGGGAACCTCGACACGAAGACGGGCTTGGAGATCATCGAGCTGCTGCGACGCATGAACGCCGAGAAGGGCGTCACGATCATCACGGCGACGCACGACATGAAAATGCTGGACGTTTCCGACCGCATCTTCCACGTGCAGGACGGGCGCGTCGCACGGATCGAGACGCGCGAAGAGGCGAATATCGAGGTTGGGATGCTCGACGGGCAGGAGGTCGGCTAGCCGCCGGGCGGGCGTGACGGAGGAGTCGCGCGCTACCGCAGCGCCATCTCGCTGCTGTGTCCTGGGAAGACCTTGCTCGTCGGATCGATGTGGAACTTGGCGTAGTTGACGGCGATGGCGACTTCGCCGACGCCGGTGGCGATCAGCTTGAGCTTGCCGTCAAACGACGCGCCATCCCCCGCCGCGAAGACGCCGGGCCGGTTCGTCTCCATGTGCCGCGAGACGAGGATCCCGCCCTTCTCGTCCACCTCCAACCCCCAGTCCTGAATGGGTCCTAGATCCGACTTGAAGCCGATGTTGATGAGCAGTGCGTCGGCTTTGAGAGTCTGCGTTTCCTTGGTCTTGTTGCTGCGGATCGTCACGGACTCGAGACGATCCGTGCCGTGCACTTTCTCGACCTCCCAGAACAGGTGCATCGGGATGTTCGTCTGCATCAACTGGCGAACGCTGCCCTCGTGCGCGCGGAAGACGTCGCGGCGATGCACCAGGTTGAGACTCTTGGCGATCGGCGCCATGTAGAGCGCCCAATCGACCGCCGAGTCGCCGGCTCCGACGATGACAACGTCCTTGCCTGCGAACTGATCCGGGTTGCGTACCACATAAGAGACGCCGTTGCCGACTAGCTCCTCGACACCGGGCTTGTCCAGGCGGGTCGGCAGCAGCGACCCGATCCCAGCGCAGACGATCACGGTGCGGCTGAAGTGCTCGGCGACGTTCGTCACCAAGCGGTAGATGCCAGTCGCTTCGTCGTAGTCCAGCTTCTGCGCTTGTTCTTCCAGACAGACCGTCGGGTCCTTCCACATCGCCTGCTCCACCAGTTCCTTCACCAGGTCCTTGGCGAGCACCTTGGGGAACCCAGGCATGTCGTAGATGTACTTCTCCGGGTAGAGCGCCGTGAGTTGTCCGCCGAGTTCCGCCAGGCTATCGATGATCTTCGTCCGGCACTCGCGGATCCCTGCGTAGAACGCCCCGAACAGACCGACTGGGCCCGCGCCGACGATCGTGATGTCGTAGATGTCTGGATTGTTCGCTGGCAACGTCATGTCTCCGGAACGGCTGGCGCGTCGTTGGCAGAGGGAGATCGATGGGAAATCGATGGCAATCCTACCATGGTGGCATGGGTGCGTCAAAGGAACGGTTCGGTTCCGGCGCAGGTTGCGCGGGCGCGCACGCGCATGCTGCCGTCTGGGCGAGCGTTGACAGAGCTTTGTGCGCTCCGCTACAATAGCTGCCGCCGGCTCTCTGCGCATGCCGAAGAAGACCGCTACCCACTGCGAGCCCGACAGTGCCCCCAACCTCAACCGTACCGATTGACGAGCAGTTGCGGCTGCTGATGCGGGGCGTGGAGGAAGTCGTTCCCGAAGTCGGCTTGCGCGACAAGCTGCTCCTCGCGGCGCGTGAGAACCGAGCGCTGCGGGTGAAGCTGGGCATCGATCCCACCGCTTCCGATATCCATCTCGGGTTCGCCGTTGTACTCCGCAAACTGCGCCAGTTTCAGGACTTCGGACACACGGTCTGTCTGATCATCGGCGACTTCACGGCGATGATCGGCGATCCCACGGGGAAGTCCAAGACACGACCGATGTTGGGCCGTGACGAGGTCCGCGAGCACGCCAGAACCTACGAGCAGCAGCTCTACCGTATCCTCGATCCGGCGCAGACCGAAGTGACCTTCAACGGCGACTGGCTGGGGAAGATGGACTTCGCCGACGTCGTCCGGCTGTCGTCGCAGTACACTCTCGCTCGGATGCTGGAACGCGACGACTTCACGAATCGATACAAAGCCGGCGAGCCCATCCACATCCACGAAATCCTGTACCCGTTGTGCCAAGGACAGGACTCCGTCGCGGTCCGCGCCGACATCGAGATGGGCGGCACCGACCAGAAGTTCAACAACCTGGTCGGGCGCGACCTACAGCGCGAGGCAGGGCAGGCTCCACAGGCAGTCGTCCTGATGCCTCTGCTCGTGGGCACGGATGGCGTCGAGAAGATGAGCAAATCGCTCGGAAACTACATCGGCATCGACGAGCCGCCCACAGAGCAGTTCGGCAAGGTGATGTCCGTGCCAGACGCCGCCATGGAAGCCTACTACCGGCTCTGCACGGACCTTCCCGCCGACGAGATCAGCGGCATGATGCAGGACGTCGAAGACGGCGCCCTGCACCCGATGGACGCCAAACTGCGCCTTGCCGCCGAGATCGTTACCCTCTATCACGGCTCCGAGGCTGGGGACGCCGCGAAGACGGAGTTTCTTCGCGTCTTCCGTGAGCACGAGACACCCGACGATATGCCGGATCTGCGTGTGCCGTCCGACGCCCTAACCGACGGCGAGCTCTGGATCGTCCGGCTCCTGACGTTGGCGGGCTTCGCCACGAGCAACCGAGACGCTCGTCAGTTGGTCACTCAGGGCGCAGTCTCGCTCAACGACCATCGCATCACCGACCCGTCGCTCGACTTCGTCCCGGAGGACGGCATGGTCCTGAGGGTCGGGAGGCGGCGTTTCGCGCGGCTTCGAGTCGGGTCCTAGCCGGAGCCCGATAGCGCCGCTTCCAGTCGTCGCGGAAGGTCGAGCGCCGTGCGATTGTGCGTCATCATCCCTGCCCTCAACGCTGAACCGTATATCGGAGCCGTCGTCGAGGAGGCGCGCGCCGCCATACCGCACGTGTACGTGGTTGACGACGGCTCCACGGACCGAACCGGCGAGAAGGCGCTCGCCTCCGGCGCATCCGTCTTGACGCACGACGTGAACCGAGGCAAGGGAGGGGCGCTTCGGACGGGATACGCCCAGGCTCAGCGCGATGGTTTCGACGCCGTCGTCACCATGGACGCAGACGGTCAACACCTTCCGAGCGAGATGGGCAAACTCGTAGAGCGCTTCCTGCACACCGGAGCCCCGATCGTGGTGGGGAGCCGAGCCCGCCGCCGCTCGACGATGCCGCTGCACCGCCGCGCCAACAACGCGCTCGTCTCCGCCGTGGGCACATGGCTGTGCGGGCAGCCGGTGCAGGACTTCCAGTGCGGCTATCGCCTGATCCGGTGCGACGCGTTGAGGCACATCCTGCCTCTGCTGACCACGACCGGCTACGAGACGGAGTCGGAGCTGCTCATCATCGCCGGCAGGCTCGGGTTCCGCATCGAGTCCGTGGACGTCTCGACGATCTACTCCGGACAAACGAGCCACGTGCGCGCCCTACGCGAGATGCACCGCTTCACGCAACTCTTGTTTCGGAGCCTGTGCCGCGTTCCGGCGCGATTGACCGCTAGCGTCACCCACGATGGACGGCACGAATGATCTTCATCACGAACGACGACGGGATCCACGCTCCGGGGATCAACCACCTCGCCGATGCCCTGTCGACGCTCGACGACGTGTTCGTCGTGGCTCCGGACCGCGAGCGGAGCGCAATCGGCATGGCGATCACGCTTTCGAGACCTCTGCGTGCGAAGGACGTGGCTCCGGGACGGGTCGCCGTCGACGGGACGCCCGTGGACTGCGTGGACCTGGCGATTGGCGCGTTGCTGCCGGAAGCGCCGCGACTGCTGGTTGCCGGCATCAATCACGGAGAGAACCTCGGTCACGACGTCCACTTCTCCGGCACGGTCGCTGCCGCGCGCAAGGGCGCGTTCCTGGGGCTCCCGTCGATTGCCGTTTCGCTGTCGCGCTCAGTGGACGCCCATTGGGACACCGCGTGCGAGTTCGCCCGGCGGATCGTGAAGACCGCGTTGGTGCGCGCGTTTTCGCCAGGAGTGCTGTTGAACGTCAACGTGCCGAATCTGCCCTTGCACGCCGTGAAGGGCGTCCGCGTGACGCGTCAGGACCCCGCGCCGTACACGACACATGTCGAAACGCGACTCGACAAGGAAGGCGTTCCGTACTACTGGATCGGCGGCGCTCGCGTCGAGATCGACGACCGCGACGACACGGACTTCGGGTCGCTGCGCACCGGATGGGTCTCGATCACACCGCTGCACGCGGACATGACGCACTATGAGTCTCTGGAGCCGCTGCGCGAATGGGAGCCGTGAAGCGACCCGACCAGGTTTCGATCACATCGGGATCGGCTGATGGTCGCGTTGGATACGTGGTCATACCGTTACGGCGCTGCTGAGGAGCCTGCTGTTGGCGAACGAACCGAGCGCAGGGGTCGCTGGACCGTCCGAGCCGCAAGCCAAAGGTCGCCGAGGCGTCCTCGGATGGCTTCGCAGGCAGAAGGACCGAGTCGAAGCGCTCGCCGAATCCCGCCGAGCGACGTCGTGGCTGTTCGCCATCGCGTTCGCTGAGGCGTCGTTCTTCCCCATTCCTCCCGACGTGCTCCTGATCCCGCTCGCGGGCTCGGCGCCCAGAAAGGCGCTTCGTTTCGCGTTGGTATGCACGACCGCTTCGGTGCTGGGCGCCATCGGTGGCTGGGCGATCGGCTACCTGCTGTACGACACGATCGGCCGGTCGATCCTCGAGTTCTACGGTGTGACGGAGAAGGCGCAGGAAGTGCTGGCGATGTACCAGGCGAACGCCTTCCTCGCCATCGTCACGGCGGGGTTCACGCCGATCCCGTACAAAGTCTTCACGATCCTTGCCGGGATGAACGGCACGGTGTCGATTGCGATGCTCGTCGCCGCGTCGGTCGTCGGTCGAGGCGGGCGGTTCTTCTTGGTCGCGGGCACACTGCGTCTGTTCGGTCCGTCGCTGAAGCCGTGGATCGAGCGGCACTTCGATGCTGTCGCTGTCGCGATGACCGTGCTCTTGATCGCGGGGTTCCTCGCACTCAAGGCATTCCTATGAACACCGAGATTCGACAGGCTGGCATCATCGTCCATCCTCGGATTCCCGACGCCCTCTCGACGGCGCTCGAGGCGCGGGAATGGCTCGGATCGCGCGGCATTGGCGCGAAGATCGCTCGTGTCCACTTGCCGTCGGTGGGCGAAACCCTTGAGCCGGACGGCGTGTCGCCCATCGGGGAGGTGGTGAGCGAGTCGGACTTGCTGGTCGTGCTGGGGGGTGACGGCACGTTGCTGAGCGTTTCGCGCACGCCCGGCGCGGAGGCGGTTCCGATCCTCGCCGTGAACCTGGGGAACCTGGGATTCCTGACCGAAGTGGCGCGCGGCGAACTCTACAACGCCTTATCGTCCGCTTTGGGCGGCAAGTTCGAGGTGGATGAGCGCCGGATGCTCGAATACGTCGTCTGCGACGACGGCGCACAGCGCGCGTCGGGACACGCGCTCAACGACGTCGTCGTGCGCGAGGAGAGCCACCTCATCTGTCTCGACACGTACATTGACGGGTCCTATTTCGTGACGTACAACGGAGATGGCTTGATCGTGTCCAGCCCGACGGGTTCGACGGCATACAACTCGTCCGCGGGCGGTCCCATCATCGATCCCGGCAGCGATGCGATCCTTCTCACGCCGATCTGCCCATTCGCTCTGGCGATGAGACCCTTCGTGGCAAGGGGGTCTTCCCGCATCCGGGTCGTCGTCCGATCCGCCGCGCCGCGCGGAACACTTCGGGCGGACGGTCAGGAGCAGTATCCGCTCACCGAGTTATGTGAGATCGACGTATGGCTGTCGGACCGAACGATCAGTCTGATCCGTTCGCGTCAACGCGACTTCTACGGCGTGCTGCGCGCGAAGCTCCACCTCGGCAGCCTACCGCAGGGCGCCGAGGGCGAGGGTGTTCGAAGTGCTGACGGAACTCCGGATCCACAACCTCGCGGTCATCGATGAGCTCGCCATCGAGTTCGGGCCCGGGCTGAACGTCCTCACGGGCGAGACCGGAGCCGGCAAGTCGATCATCCTCGGCGCTCTCGGGCTCGTGCTCGGCGGTCGAGGGACGCCGGACCTGGTTCGCACCGGCGAGGAATCGGCGCGCGTGGGAGCCGCATTCGAGGCGCGCATCCCCGAACCCACGGCGGAGCTGCTGACGAAGTATGGCTTGACGGTCGACGACGAAGACACGGTGATCGTTGCGAGGCAGCTCGCGTCGTCCGGCAGGAGCCGCGTCTACATCAACGATCAGTTCGCGACGACGACGCTCCTCAAAGCCCTCGGCGAGGCGTGGGTGGACCTCCACGGTCAGCACGAGCACCAATCGCTATTCAGAACCGAGGAGCACCTGACCTTCCTCGACGACTTCGCCGGAGTGGCTGCTGATCGGTCCAGGCTGTCGGAGGCGCACGCCCGCATCCAGGTTCTTCGGTCCGAACTGCGCGCGTTGCAGCAGGAGCAGCGCGAGACGCTCCGTGAGCGCGAATACCTGGAACACGAAGTCGAGGAGTTGGGTCGAGCCGACCTCCGCCCGGATGAGGACGTCGAACTCGAGGCGGAACGTCGCCGGCTCCAGAATGCCGAGACGCTCCGCGCCACGGCAGAATCGCTCTTCGGACACCTGGGACCGGGAGTACCCGGTTCCGTGCTGGAGAACTTGCGGGTCGCGCTCCAAGAGATACGGTCGCTTCGCCAGTTCGACGAATCGCTCAAGGAGACCGAATCGCGGCTGGATGCGCTATTCTATGAGGCAGAGGACATCGCGACGCGTGTGCGCCAGTACCGCGACAGCGTCGAGTTCAGCCCGGAGCGCAAGTCGCAGGTCGAAGACCGCCTCGTGCTCCTGTTCGAGCTCAAACGACGGTACGGCGGAACGCTGACGGACGCCATTGCGCGGCTGGCGGAGTCGCAGGCGAGGCTGTCCTCACTGACGACCGGAAGCGCCGAGATCGAGCGGGTCCGCGAGAACCTGAGATCGGCGCTCCGAGAGGCGGGACGCATGGCGTTCGCGCTGTCCGATGCGCGGCAAACAGCGGCAAGCGCCCTCGAGGAGCGTGTCGAAGCGCAGTTGGCAGAGCTTGGCATGGAGCGTACCGCGTTCCGCGTGTCTGTGACGCAGGACGAGTCGGAGAGCGGCTTGCTTCGGCGGCACGAGCGGAGCTACAACCTGAGTGCCACGGGTTTGGACGCCGTCGAGTTCCTTATCAGCCCCAACGTCGGCGAAGCCCTGAAGCCTCTGAACCGGATCGCGTCCGGCGGCGAGATCTCGCGAGTGATGTTGGCGCTGAAGACGGTTCTGAGCGACGTCGACCGCGTGCCAACGCTGGTCTTCGATGAGATCGACACCGGCATTGGCGGGTCCACGGCAGCGATTGTCGGAACAAAGCTGTCACAGCTCGCCGAGACGCGCCAAGTGATCTGCATCACGCACTTGCCGCAGATCGCGTCTCGGGCAGATAGGCACTTCCGCGTGGCTAAGCATGTCGAGGGCGACGGGTCCTCGGCGCGTACGGTGACGACTGTGGAACGCCTGACGGACGACGAGCGAGTGTCCGAGCTGGCGCGCATGCTCGGAGGCGATAGTGTCACCAGCCGCGCCCACGCGCACGAACTGCTTGCGTCGCGGTCCCTCACGTCGTGATTGGCGAAGCCCTGGTTCGATGGCGACGACTCGTAAGGACGTGAGCCTATGAGCGACCGCATGCTGCTCGAGCACGGCACGAACGTGTACACGGGGTGCGAGTTGCTCGTCAAAGGCGCGCTCGAGGGTCGAGCCAGTCTGCTGACGGGCTACCCGGGCTCCCCCATCGCCGAAGTGTTCGATGTCGTCGAGCGCCTGGGACCGGCTCTCAAGGAACACGGCGTCGTTGCTCAACTCGCCAACAATGAGGCGCTGGGTGCGGCGCGTCTGAACGGCGCTCAGATGGGCCCGGTACGCGCCATCGCGTTCATGAAGAGCGTCGGCGTTCACGTGGCGGCTGACGCGATCGCCATCGGCAACATCGCCGGGACGCAGGGCGGCGCTGTCATCGTGATGGGCGAGGACCCCCACTCGGACTCGACCCAGGTTCCCGTGGACTCGCGCTACATCGCGCAGCATCTGTTCGTGCCGACCATCGAGCCATCGACCTTTCAGGAAATCAAAGACTGGGTCGGCGTCGCCCTCGACATCTCCTCCGAAGCCTCGCTCTACGTCGGTTACATCATCACGACCCATCAGGCAGATGGCGGCGGCGTGGTCGAACTCCGCCCCCATCCTCCGTTGACCGTCTCGCCTGAAAAGCCCCTGACGATCGATCCCGACCAGATCGCTCTCGATGACCGCATCGTCCTTCCGCCCGATACCGCGCGCCTCGAGCGGGACATGGCTGCCCGACGGCTGCCGATGGCGGTCGATCTGGCGCGGAAGGCGGGGCTGAACCGCATCGTGAACGCCGACGCGCACGCACCGGTCGCGTTCGTCACGGCTGGGGCGGCGTACCTGTACCTCGAGCACGCGCTGCACGAGATGGGCCTCTCCGGCGAGTACCCGATCCTCAAACTCGGCATGACCTATCCGCTGGATTCTGAGAGCATCGTCGATATTGCCAGCCGTGCTGAGCACCTAGTCGTCGTCGAGGAACGTCGCGGTCTGCTCGAGTCGGCGGTCAAGTCGGCTGTAGCCGATATGCTGCGTGACGGAACGCTGCTTCGGGCTCCCCGCGTCTGGGGCAAGCGGCTCCCGTTCGGACTTCCGGGATTGCCCGACACGCTCGGCTTGACACCCACTTCCATCGCAGCGGCGCTCCATCCGCTGTTCGCCCGGCTGCGCGATAACGCCCCGGCGAGCGCCGACGGCAACGGAACCGGTTCGGCGTCCGTCGCGGCGGTTCCCTCCGGGTCTTCGCCCGCACTGCCGCTTCGGACGCCGGGTTACTGCCCCGGATGCCCGCACCGCGACTCCGGCGTCGTGCTCGAGAACATCGTCCACGACTTCGCCGATGCCGACTACATGCGCCATCACCACGGCATGGACCCGATTCAGCTCGTGTTCCACGGCGACATCGGGTGCTACGTCATGTTCAAGTACGATCCCTTCCAGCACCTGATGCACAACCTGGCTGGAATGGGGCTTGGCGGCGGCGGAACGGGAGCCGGGATCGACCCCTTCATCACGAATAAGCAGGTCGTGTTCATCGGGGACTCGACCTTCTTCCACAGCGGAATGATCGGGATCTCCGATTCGATCAAGCACGGGCAGGACATCACCTACATCGTCTTGGACAACAAGACGACGGCAATGACGGGTCACCAGACGACTCCCGGACTCGAGCGCGATCTGATGGGCAATCCGACGGTCGCCCAGGACATCGAGCGGGTCGTCTCCGGGCTGGCGGGCACGACCGATCTGCTGATCGTCCGTACGGATCCTGCGGACTACGTTGCATACCGTCGGCTGCTCGAGAAGACGATCCTCCAGGACGGCGTGAAGATCATCATCGCCGACAAGGAATGCGGGATCACGTACCACCGTCGGCTGCGGCGCGCACGGCGTCAGGAGGAGCGCGAGCGCGGATTCGTGGCGTCGGACCGGTTCATCAACATCACGCCGGAGGCATGCGAGTTCTGCCTGGCGTGCACCCAGGCGACGGGATGCCCGGCGCTCAACATCGTCGAGACCGACTATGGGCCCAAGATCGTCACCGACCTCTCGACGTGCGTCGGCGACTCCGCATGCACGAAGGTCCACGCCTGCCCGGCGTTCGAGGTCGTGACCGTCGAGCGGAAAGCCCCCAAGGCGCAGCGCGACTTCCCGTTGGACACCGTCGAAGAGCCGACTCCGTGCGACTTCGACGAGACGTTCGCCATCTATGCGGCAGGCGTGGGCGGCATGGGAATCGGCGTCATCTCGGCGATCTTGGTGCAGGCAGCGTTCCGACAGGGGTACCGCGTCCAGTTCTGCGACAAGAAGGGCTTGGCGATCCGCAACGGCAGCGTGTTCGCCCACGTCATCCTCTCGAAGTCCGACGCCGTGCTGTCGCCGATCATCCCGGCAGGCAGAGCCGACGTCCTGCTGGGGATCGACGCGCTGGAATCGGCTCGGGCGCTCGACCCCGGCGGGAGGATGTGCGTCGGTTCGCGAGACCGGACGCGCGTCGTCGTGAACACGAGCCGGACTCCGACGATCCCGATGCTCGTCGGCAAGGCGCACTTCGACGTCGCCGATTTGGAGGACACCATCCGCGCGTCGGTCGCCGACGGGGGCTACTTCGCGACCGACTTCTCCGCCCACTCCGAGCGCTACTTCGGGAACAAGCTCTACGCGAATCTGATGCTGCTGGGCGCTGCCTACCAACTCGGGAACCTGCCACTCTCGCTCGATGCGCTCGTATGGGCGATCGAGAACTCCGTGCCTCGGTCGGACATCGATGCCAACCTGAAGGCGTTCCGCATCGGCAGAATGGCGGTGGCGCATCCCTCTCTCTTCGGACCGCCGCAGGCGCAGACGTGCAAGGACCTGGTTCGGGACAAATCACGCATTCTGGCGCGTTCCGTGCGAAAGCGAGAGGACGGCGAGTCGCTGGCGCTCGAATACCAAGACCTCGTGCAGCAATGCGTTGACCGCCTGGAGCTCGACGACGTCGATCACCGGTTCTTCGCGCAGTGCGTGTACGACCTGATCCAGCATGAGGACATCGAATACGCGAGGCTGTATGCCGACCACGTGCTCGACGTGCACCTCAAAGACGGCGCATCGCGGGGCTGGGCGGCGACGCTCGCGGTCATTCGGGGGCTCCACCGCGTCATGTGCATCAAGGACGAGGTCTACGTCGCGCACCTGCTGACCAGCGAGGAGAAGCGCGCGCGGGATCGGGCGCGCTACGACATCAACCCCGCGAATGGCGACACGATCCACTACTCTCATCTGAACC
This region includes:
- a CDS encoding indolepyruvate ferredoxin oxidoreductase is translated as MSDRMLLEHGTNVYTGCELLVKGALEGRASLLTGYPGSPIAEVFDVVERLGPALKEHGVVAQLANNEALGAARLNGAQMGPVRAIAFMKSVGVHVAADAIAIGNIAGTQGGAVIVMGEDPHSDSTQVPVDSRYIAQHLFVPTIEPSTFQEIKDWVGVALDISSEASLYVGYIITTHQADGGGVVELRPHPPLTVSPEKPLTIDPDQIALDDRIVLPPDTARLERDMAARRLPMAVDLARKAGLNRIVNADAHAPVAFVTAGAAYLYLEHALHEMGLSGEYPILKLGMTYPLDSESIVDIASRAEHLVVVEERRGLLESAVKSAVADMLRDGTLLRAPRVWGKRLPFGLPGLPDTLGLTPTSIAAALHPLFARLRDNAPASADGNGTGSASVAAVPSGSSPALPLRTPGYCPGCPHRDSGVVLENIVHDFADADYMRHHHGMDPIQLVFHGDIGCYVMFKYDPFQHLMHNLAGMGLGGGGTGAGIDPFITNKQVVFIGDSTFFHSGMIGISDSIKHGQDITYIVLDNKTTAMTGHQTTPGLERDLMGNPTVAQDIERVVSGLAGTTDLLIVRTDPADYVAYRRLLEKTILQDGVKIIIADKECGITYHRRLRRARRQEERERGFVASDRFINITPEACEFCLACTQATGCPALNIVETDYGPKIVTDLSTCVGDSACTKVHACPAFEVVTVERKAPKAQRDFPLDTVEEPTPCDFDETFAIYAAGVGGMGIGVISAILVQAAFRQGYRVQFCDKKGLAIRNGSVFAHVILSKSDAVLSPIIPAGRADVLLGIDALESARALDPGGRMCVGSRDRTRVVVNTSRTPTIPMLVGKAHFDVADLEDTIRASVADGGYFATDFSAHSERYFGNKLYANLMLLGAAYQLGNLPLSLDALVWAIENSVPRSDIDANLKAFRIGRMAVAHPSLFGPPQAQTCKDLVRDKSRILARSVRKREDGESLALEYQDLVQQCVDRLELDDVDHRFFAQCVYDLIQHEDIEYARLYADHVLDVHLKDGASRGWAATLAVIRGLHRVMCIKDEVYVAHLLTSEEKRARDRARYDINPANGDTIHYSHLNRPSFTVFGRDIEFRWTSKDWQLEWMKRAKFLRRLLPQWHRREKDFRDWYLARVDEFQCRGDHEYAAWVDVLSCPDEARGYRSIRYPKMDAARARAEEILASLKPVAEGGAS